The Rhodocytophaga rosea genome has a segment encoding these proteins:
- a CDS encoding dienelactone hydrolase family protein has protein sequence MNEIKKEDIKQEVFDLYDDYAHNRVDRREFIHKLSAYAVGGLTVASLMSFLMPDYQGGIQIKADDPRLKSEFINYQSPKGGGSIKALLSMPADAKKKLGGIVVVHENRGLNPHIEDVARRAALAGFISIGPDALTPLGGYPGTDDAGRELQSKRDRNEMLEDFIAAYDYLKNHKNCNGKVGVVGFCFGGWIANMMAVRIPDLAASVPFYGGQPAIEDVPKIKAPLLLHYASLDTRVNEGWPAYEKALKDNKKDFTAYMYENANHGFHNDTTPRYDKAAAELAWKRTVDFFKKELK, from the coding sequence ATGAACGAAATTAAAAAAGAAGACATCAAACAAGAAGTATTTGACCTCTATGACGATTATGCACACAACCGGGTCGACAGACGTGAGTTTATCCATAAGCTTTCTGCCTATGCGGTTGGAGGGCTAACCGTTGCCTCACTGATGAGTTTTCTCATGCCCGATTACCAGGGAGGCATCCAGATTAAAGCAGATGATCCCCGCTTAAAATCAGAATTTATTAATTATCAATCTCCTAAAGGCGGCGGAAGCATCAAAGCCTTATTGTCTATGCCTGCAGATGCAAAAAAGAAACTTGGAGGCATTGTAGTGGTGCATGAAAACCGGGGCTTGAATCCGCATATCGAAGATGTGGCCCGGAGAGCGGCTCTGGCCGGGTTTATTTCCATTGGCCCTGATGCATTGACTCCCCTGGGTGGGTATCCTGGTACGGACGATGCAGGCCGTGAACTGCAAAGTAAACGGGACCGGAATGAAATGCTGGAAGATTTTATTGCTGCCTACGACTATCTGAAAAACCATAAAAACTGTAATGGCAAAGTAGGGGTAGTAGGATTTTGTTTTGGTGGTTGGATCGCTAACATGATGGCTGTTCGGATTCCGGATTTAGCTGCATCCGTTCCATTTTATGGAGGTCAGCCGGCAATCGAAGATGTTCCCAAAATCAAAGCTCCCCTCCTGCTGCACTATGCCTCTCTGGATACCAGGGTGAACGAAGGCTGGCCGGCTTACGAAAAAGCACTTAAAGACAATAAAAAAGACTTTACAGCCTATATGTATGAGAATGCCAACCATGGTTTTCACAACGATACTACCCCCCGTTACGACAAAGCTGCGGCAGAACTTGCCTGGAAACGTACCGTTGATTTTTTCAAGAAAGAATTGAAATGA